Proteins found in one Nocardia brasiliensis ATCC 700358 genomic segment:
- a CDS encoding DNA-directed RNA polymerase subunit beta': MLDVNFFDELRIGLATADDIRQWSFGEVKKPETINYRTLKPEKDGLFCEKIFGPTRDWECYCGKYKRVRFKGIICERCGVEVTRAKVRRERMGHIELAAPVTHIWYFKGVPSRLGYLLDLAPKDLEKIIYFAAYVIVGVDEELRHNELSTLEAEMEVEKKAVADQRDADLEARAQKLEADLAELEAEGAKSDVRRKVKDGGEREMRQLRDRAQRELDRLDEIWTTFTKLAPKQLIVDEVLYRELIDRYGEYFTGAMGAESIQKLMENFDIDAEAENLRETIRSGKGQKKLRALKRLKVVAAFQTNGNSPMGMVLDAVPVIPPELRPMVQLDGGRFATSDLNDLYRRVINRNNRLKRLIDLGAPEIIVNNEKRMLQESVDALFDNGRRGRPVTGPGNRPLKSLSDLLKGKQGRFRQNLLGKRVDYSGRSVIVVGPQLKLHQCGLPKLMALELFKPFVMKRLVDLNHAQNIKSAKRMVERQRPQVWDVLEEVIAEHPVLLNRAPTLHRLGIQAFEPQLVEGKAIQLHPLVCEAFNADFDGDQMAVHLPLSAEAQAEARILMLSSNNILSPASGRPLAMPRLDMVTGLFYLTRLEEGGKGEYKPAAKDSAEFGVYSSPAEAQMAVDRGELTVRSLIKVRLTEQRPPKDIETALFPQGWQRGDAWIAETTLGRVLFNELLPADYAFINEQMPKKRQATIINDLAERYPMIVVAQTVDKLKDAGFYWATRSGVTVSMSDVLVPPEKTEIMERYEAQSDQIEKKYQRGALDHQERNNALVKIWQEATEEVGRALRAHYPADNPIITIVDSGATGNFTQTRTLAGMKGLVTNPKGEFIPRPIKSSFREGLTVLEYFINTHGARKGLADTALRTADSGYLTRRLVDVSQDVIVREHDCATERGIVVPIAEKQPDGTIIRDAHVETSAYARTLASDAVDANGNVVVGKGADLGDPAIEALLDAGITEVKVRSVLTCTTGTGVCATCYGRSMATGKLVDIGEAVGIVAAQSIGEPGTQLTMRTFHQGGVAGDDITGGLPRVQELFEARVPKGKAPIAEVSGRVRLEDDDRFYKITIIPDDGGEEVVYDKLSKRQRLRVFKHDDGTERLLSDGDHVEVGQQLLEGAADPHEVLRIMGPRQVQIHLVHEVQEVYRSQGVSIHDKHIEVIVRQMLRRVTIIDSGATEFLPGSLTERSEFEASNRRVVAEGNEPAAGRPVLMGITKASLATDSWLSAASFQETTRVLTDAAINCRSDKLIGLKENVIIGKLIPAGTGINRYRNIQVQPTEEARAAAYAVPSYDDTYYSPDSFGQTTGAAVPLDDYGFSDYR; this comes from the coding sequence GTGCTAGACGTCAACTTCTTCGATGAACTCCGGATCGGCCTGGCCACCGCCGACGACATTCGCCAGTGGTCCTTCGGCGAGGTGAAGAAGCCGGAGACCATCAACTACCGCACGCTCAAGCCGGAGAAGGACGGCTTGTTCTGCGAGAAGATCTTCGGTCCCACCCGGGACTGGGAGTGCTACTGCGGCAAGTACAAGCGCGTGCGCTTCAAGGGCATCATCTGTGAGCGCTGTGGCGTCGAGGTGACCCGGGCCAAGGTGCGCCGTGAGCGGATGGGCCACATCGAGCTGGCCGCCCCGGTCACCCACATCTGGTACTTCAAGGGCGTGCCCTCGCGCCTCGGGTACCTGCTCGACCTGGCGCCGAAGGATCTGGAAAAGATCATCTACTTCGCCGCCTACGTCATCGTCGGGGTCGACGAGGAGCTGCGCCACAACGAGCTCAGCACCCTCGAAGCCGAGATGGAGGTCGAGAAGAAGGCCGTCGCCGATCAGCGCGACGCCGACCTGGAGGCCCGCGCCCAGAAGCTCGAGGCCGACCTGGCCGAGCTCGAGGCCGAGGGTGCCAAGTCCGACGTGCGCCGCAAGGTCAAGGACGGCGGCGAGCGTGAGATGCGTCAGCTGCGCGACCGGGCCCAGCGTGAGCTGGACCGGCTCGACGAGATCTGGACCACCTTCACCAAGCTGGCCCCGAAGCAGCTCATCGTCGACGAGGTGCTCTACCGCGAGCTGATCGACCGCTACGGCGAGTACTTCACCGGCGCCATGGGTGCGGAGTCCATCCAGAAGCTGATGGAGAACTTCGACATCGACGCCGAGGCCGAGAACCTGCGGGAGACCATCCGCAGCGGCAAGGGCCAGAAGAAGCTGCGTGCGCTCAAGCGGCTCAAGGTCGTCGCGGCGTTCCAGACCAACGGCAACTCGCCGATGGGCATGGTGCTCGACGCCGTTCCGGTGATCCCGCCGGAGCTGCGCCCGATGGTTCAGCTCGACGGTGGCCGCTTCGCCACCTCCGACCTGAACGACCTGTACCGCCGCGTGATCAACCGCAACAACCGCCTCAAGCGACTGATCGATCTGGGTGCGCCCGAGATCATCGTCAACAACGAGAAGCGGATGCTGCAGGAGTCCGTGGACGCGCTGTTCGACAACGGCCGCCGCGGCCGCCCGGTCACCGGACCGGGTAACCGCCCGCTGAAGTCGCTGAGCGATCTGCTCAAGGGCAAGCAGGGCCGGTTCCGCCAGAACCTGCTCGGCAAGCGTGTCGACTACTCGGGCCGTTCGGTCATCGTCGTCGGCCCGCAGCTGAAGCTGCACCAGTGCGGTCTGCCCAAGCTGATGGCGCTGGAGCTGTTCAAGCCGTTCGTGATGAAGCGCCTGGTCGACCTGAACCACGCGCAGAACATCAAGTCCGCCAAGCGGATGGTCGAGCGGCAGCGTCCCCAGGTGTGGGATGTCCTCGAAGAGGTCATCGCCGAGCACCCGGTGCTGCTGAACCGCGCGCCCACCCTGCACCGCCTCGGCATCCAGGCGTTCGAGCCGCAGCTCGTCGAAGGTAAGGCGATCCAGCTGCACCCGCTCGTCTGTGAAGCGTTCAACGCCGACTTCGACGGTGACCAGATGGCCGTGCACCTGCCGCTGTCCGCGGAGGCGCAGGCCGAGGCCCGCATCCTGATGCTGTCCTCGAACAACATCCTGTCGCCGGCCTCGGGTCGCCCGCTGGCCATGCCGCGTCTGGACATGGTGACCGGCCTGTTCTACCTGACCCGCCTCGAAGAGGGTGGCAAGGGCGAATACAAGCCGGCCGCAAAGGATTCCGCCGAGTTCGGCGTGTACTCCTCGCCCGCCGAGGCGCAGATGGCGGTGGACCGCGGTGAGCTCACCGTGCGTTCGCTGATCAAGGTGCGGCTCACCGAGCAGCGCCCGCCGAAGGACATCGAGACGGCGCTGTTCCCGCAGGGCTGGCAGCGCGGTGACGCGTGGATCGCGGAGACCACCCTCGGTCGCGTGCTCTTCAACGAGCTGCTCCCGGCGGACTACGCGTTCATCAACGAGCAGATGCCGAAGAAGCGTCAGGCGACGATCATCAACGATCTGGCCGAGCGCTACCCGATGATCGTGGTCGCGCAGACCGTCGACAAGCTGAAGGACGCGGGCTTCTACTGGGCCACCCGTTCCGGCGTGACGGTCTCCATGTCCGACGTGCTCGTGCCGCCGGAGAAGACCGAGATCATGGAGCGCTACGAGGCGCAGTCCGACCAGATCGAGAAGAAGTACCAGCGTGGTGCGCTCGATCACCAGGAGCGCAACAACGCCCTGGTGAAGATCTGGCAGGAAGCGACCGAAGAAGTCGGTCGCGCGCTGCGGGCGCACTACCCGGCCGACAACCCGATCATCACGATCGTCGACTCGGGCGCCACCGGTAACTTCACCCAGACTCGTACCCTCGCCGGTATGAAGGGCCTGGTGACGAACCCGAAGGGTGAGTTCATCCCGCGGCCGATCAAGTCCTCCTTCCGTGAGGGCCTGACGGTGCTGGAGTACTTCATCAACACCCACGGCGCGCGTAAGGGTCTGGCCGACACCGCGCTGCGTACCGCCGACTCGGGTTACCTGACCCGTCGTCTGGTGGACGTCTCGCAGGACGTGATCGTGCGCGAGCACGACTGCGCCACCGAGCGCGGCATCGTGGTGCCGATCGCGGAGAAGCAGCCGGACGGCACCATCATCCGCGACGCGCACGTCGAGACCAGTGCCTACGCCCGGACGCTCGCGTCCGACGCGGTCGACGCCAACGGCAACGTCGTCGTCGGAAAGGGCGCCGACCTCGGCGACCCGGCCATCGAGGCGCTGCTCGACGCGGGTATCACCGAGGTGAAGGTCCGCTCCGTGCTGACCTGCACCACCGGCACCGGCGTGTGTGCGACCTGCTACGGCCGCTCCATGGCGACCGGCAAGCTGGTCGACATCGGCGAGGCCGTCGGCATCGTCGCCGCGCAGTCCATCGGTGAGCCCGGTACCCAGCTGACCATGCGTACCTTCCACCAGGGTGGTGTCGCGGGCGATGACATCACCGGCGGTCTGCCCCGCGTGCAGGAGCTCTTCGAGGCTCGTGTGCCGAAGGGCAAGGCGCCCATCGCCGAGGTCTCCGGCCGGGTGCGGCTCGAGGACGACGATCGCTTCTACAAGATCACCATCATCCCCGATGACGGTGGCGAAGAGGTTGTCTACGACAAGCTCTCGAAGCGGCAGCGCCTGCGTGTCTTCAAGCACGACGACGGCACCGAGCGTCTGCTCTCCGACGGCGACCACGTCGAGGTCGGCCAGCAGCTGCTGGAAGGCGCGGCGGATCCGCACGAGGTGCTGCGCATCATGGGTCCCCGTCAGGTGCAGATCCACCTGGTCCACGAGGTCCAGGAGGTCTACCGCTCGCAGGGTGTGTCGATCCACGACAAGCACATCGAGGTCATCGTGCGCCAGATGCTGCGTCGCGTGACGATCATCGATTCGGGTGCCACGGAGTTCCTGCCCGGTTCGCTCACCGAGCGTTCCGAGTTCGAGGCCTCCAACCGTCGCGTCGTCGCCGAGGGCAACGAGCCCGCGGCCGGCCGGCCGGTGCTGATGGGTATCACGAAGGCGTCGCTCGCGACCGATTCGTGGCTGTCGGCGGCGTCCTTCCAGGAGACCACTCGAGTGCTGACGGACGCGGCCATCAACTGCCGCTCCGACAAGCTCATCGGCCTCAAGGAGAACGTGATCATCGGCAAGCTGATCCCGGCCGGTACCGGCATCAACCGGTACCGCAACATCCAGGTGCAGCCGACCGAAGAAGCCCGTGCCGCCGCGTACGCGGTGCCGTCCTACGACGACACCTACTACAGCCCGGACAGCTTCGGCCAAACCACCGGCGCCGCAGTCCCGCTCGACGACTACGGTTTCAGCGACTACCGCTAG
- a CDS encoding DNA-directed RNA polymerase subunit beta, whose translation MLEGRILAVSTQTKAVAGIPGAPLRVSFAKIREPLEVPGLLDLQTDSFAWLIGSPSWREKVAARGDVGLVGGLEEVLEELSPIEDFSGSMSLSFSDPRFEEVKASIDECKDKDMTYAAPLFVTAEFINNNTGEIKSQTVFMGDFPMMTDKGTFIINGTERVVVSQLVRSPGVYFDHSVDKATEKDLHSVRVIPSRGAWLEFDVDKRDTVGVRIDRKRRQPVTVLLKALGWTTEEIVERFGFSEIMMSTLEKDNTAGQDEALLDIYRKLRPGEPPTKESAQTLLENLFFKEKRYDLARVGRYKINKKLGIHLGEQVTGSVLTKEDIVSTIEYLVRLHAGDRAMTAPGGEEVPVEIDDIDHFGNRRLRTVGELIQNQIRVGLSRMERVVRERMTTQDVEAITPQTLINIRPVVAAIKEFFGTSQLSQFMDQNNPLSGLTHKRRLSALGPGGLSRERAGLEVRDVHTSHYGRMCPIETPEGPNIGLIGSLSVYARVNPFGFIETPYRRVIDGKVTDEVKYLTADEEDRHVRAQANSPVDAEGRFLEDRVLCRRGNEENELVPASEVDYMDVSPRQMVSVATAMIPFLEHDDANRALMGANMQRQAVPLIRSEAPVVGTGMELRAAVDAGDVVVNEKGGVVEEVSADYVTVMADDGTRKSYRMRKFARSNQGTCANQRPIVDEGQRVETGQVLADGPCTENGEMALGKNLLVAIMPWEGHNYEDAIILSQRLVEEDVLTSIHIEEHEIDARDTKLGAEEITRDIPNVSDEVLADLDERGIVRIGAEVRDGDILVGKVTPKGETELTPEERLLRAIFGEKAREVRDTSLKVPHGESGKVIGIRVFSREDDDDLPPGVNELVRVYVAQKRKIQDGDKLAGRHGNKGVIGKILPTEDMPFLPDGTPVDIILNTHGVPRRMNIGQILETHLGWIGKAGWNVDVATDGTRPDWAKALPEEMLGAPSNSNIATPVFDGAREEELTGLLASTLPNRDGERMVDDNGKATLLDGRSGEPFPYPVAVGYMYILKLHHLVDDKIHARSTGPYSMITQQPLGGKAQFGGQRFGEMECWAMQAYGAAYTLQELLTIKSDDVVGRVKVYEAIVKGENIPEPGIPESFKVLLKELQSLCLNVEVLSSDGAAIEMRDGDDEDLERAAANLGINLSRNEAATVDDLAN comes from the coding sequence GTGCTGGAAGGACGCATCTTGGCAGTCTCCACCCAGACCAAGGCAGTTGCCGGAATCCCCGGAGCCCCGTTGCGGGTGTCTTTCGCGAAGATCCGTGAACCCTTGGAGGTGCCCGGACTTCTCGATCTACAGACGGACTCATTTGCATGGTTGATCGGTTCGCCGTCATGGCGTGAAAAAGTTGCCGCGCGCGGCGACGTCGGGCTAGTCGGGGGACTCGAGGAGGTGCTCGAGGAGCTGTCGCCGATCGAGGACTTCTCCGGCTCGATGTCCCTGTCTTTCTCTGATCCTCGGTTCGAAGAGGTCAAGGCCTCGATCGACGAGTGCAAAGACAAGGACATGACCTACGCGGCGCCGCTGTTCGTCACCGCGGAGTTCATCAACAACAACACCGGTGAGATCAAGAGCCAGACGGTCTTCATGGGTGATTTCCCGATGATGACCGACAAGGGCACGTTCATCATCAACGGCACCGAGCGCGTCGTCGTCTCGCAGCTGGTCCGTTCGCCGGGCGTCTACTTCGACCACTCGGTCGACAAGGCCACCGAGAAGGACCTGCACAGCGTGCGCGTCATCCCGTCGCGTGGCGCGTGGCTGGAGTTCGACGTCGACAAGCGCGACACCGTCGGCGTCCGCATCGACCGCAAGCGCCGTCAGCCCGTCACGGTGCTGCTGAAGGCGCTCGGCTGGACGACCGAAGAGATCGTGGAGCGCTTCGGCTTCTCCGAGATCATGATGTCGACCCTGGAGAAGGACAACACCGCCGGTCAGGACGAGGCGCTGCTGGACATCTACCGCAAGCTGCGTCCGGGCGAGCCGCCGACCAAGGAGTCCGCGCAGACCCTGCTGGAGAACCTGTTCTTCAAGGAGAAGCGCTACGACCTCGCCCGCGTGGGTCGCTACAAGATCAACAAGAAGCTCGGCATCCACCTCGGCGAGCAGGTCACCGGCTCGGTGCTGACCAAGGAAGACATCGTCTCCACGATCGAGTACCTGGTCCGCCTGCACGCGGGTGACCGCGCGATGACCGCCCCCGGCGGCGAAGAGGTCCCGGTCGAGATCGACGATATCGACCACTTCGGCAACCGTCGCCTGCGTACCGTCGGCGAGCTGATCCAGAACCAGATCCGGGTCGGCCTGTCCCGGATGGAGCGCGTGGTCCGCGAGCGGATGACCACCCAGGACGTCGAGGCGATCACGCCGCAGACCCTGATCAACATCCGCCCGGTCGTCGCCGCGATCAAGGAGTTCTTCGGAACCTCCCAGCTGTCGCAGTTCATGGACCAGAACAACCCGCTGTCGGGTCTGACCCACAAGCGCCGCCTCTCGGCGCTGGGCCCGGGTGGTCTGTCCCGTGAGCGGGCCGGCCTGGAGGTGCGCGACGTGCACACCTCGCACTACGGCCGCATGTGCCCGATCGAGACCCCGGAAGGCCCGAACATCGGCCTGATCGGTTCGCTGTCGGTGTACGCGCGGGTCAACCCGTTCGGCTTCATCGAGACGCCGTACCGCCGGGTGATCGACGGCAAGGTCACCGACGAGGTCAAGTACCTCACCGCCGACGAGGAAGACCGGCACGTGCGCGCGCAGGCCAACTCGCCGGTCGACGCGGAGGGCCGCTTCCTCGAGGATCGGGTGCTCTGCCGCCGCGGCAACGAGGAGAACGAGCTCGTGCCCGCGTCCGAGGTCGACTACATGGACGTCTCGCCGCGCCAGATGGTGTCGGTCGCGACCGCGATGATCCCGTTCCTCGAGCACGACGACGCCAACCGCGCCCTGATGGGTGCGAACATGCAGCGTCAGGCCGTGCCGCTGATCCGTTCCGAGGCCCCCGTGGTGGGTACCGGCATGGAGCTGCGCGCCGCCGTCGACGCCGGCGATGTCGTGGTGAACGAGAAGGGCGGTGTGGTCGAGGAGGTTTCCGCCGACTACGTCACCGTGATGGCCGACGACGGCACGCGCAAGAGCTACCGGATGCGCAAGTTCGCCCGCTCCAACCAGGGCACCTGCGCGAACCAGCGGCCGATCGTGGACGAGGGGCAGCGGGTCGAGACCGGTCAGGTGCTCGCCGATGGTCCGTGCACCGAGAACGGTGAGATGGCGCTGGGCAAGAACCTGCTCGTGGCGATCATGCCGTGGGAGGGCCACAACTACGAGGACGCGATCATCCTGTCGCAGCGCCTCGTGGAAGAGGACGTGCTGACCTCGATCCATATCGAAGAGCACGAGATCGATGCCCGCGACACCAAACTCGGTGCCGAGGAGATCACCCGCGATATCCCCAACGTCTCCGACGAGGTCCTGGCCGACCTCGACGAGCGCGGCATCGTGCGTATCGGCGCGGAGGTCCGTGACGGTGACATCCTGGTCGGTAAGGTCACCCCGAAGGGCGAGACCGAGCTGACCCCGGAAGAGCGGTTGCTGCGCGCGATCTTCGGGGAGAAGGCCCGTGAGGTGCGTGACACCTCGCTCAAGGTGCCCCACGGTGAGTCGGGCAAGGTCATCGGTATCCGGGTGTTCTCCCGCGAGGACGACGACGACCTGCCTCCCGGTGTGAACGAGCTGGTGCGCGTCTACGTCGCGCAGAAGCGCAAGATCCAGGACGGTGACAAGCTCGCCGGCCGCCACGGCAACAAGGGTGTCATCGGCAAGATCCTGCCCACCGAGGACATGCCCTTCCTGCCCGACGGCACTCCGGTCGACATCATCCTCAACACCCACGGCGTGCCGCGGCGTATGAACATCGGCCAGATCCTGGAAACCCACCTCGGGTGGATCGGCAAGGCCGGCTGGAACGTCGACGTCGCCACGGACGGGACCCGTCCCGACTGGGCGAAGGCGCTGCCGGAGGAGATGCTCGGCGCACCGTCGAACTCCAACATCGCGACCCCCGTCTTCGACGGCGCCCGCGAGGAGGAGCTCACCGGTCTGCTGGCCTCGACCCTGCCGAACCGCGACGGCGAGCGCATGGTCGACGACAACGGCAAGGCGACGCTGCTCGACGGGCGTTCGGGTGAACCGTTCCCGTACCCGGTGGCGGTCGGCTACATGTACATCCTGAAGCTGCACCACCTGGTCGACGACAAGATCCACGCCCGTTCGACCGGTCCGTACTCGATGATCACCCAGCAGCCGCTCGGCGGTAAGGCCCAGTTCGGTGGCCAGCGCTTCGGTGAAATGGAGTGCTGGGCGATGCAGGCCTACGGCGCGGCTTACACGCTGCAGGAACTGCTCACCATCAAGTCCGACGACGTGGTCGGTCGCGTGAAGGTCTACGAGGCGATCGTCAAGGGCGAGAACATTCCGGAGCCGGGCATTCCGGAGTCGTTCAAGGTGCTCCTCAAGGAACTCCAGTCGCTGTGCCTCAACGTCGAGGTGCTGTCTTCGGACGGCGCCGCGATCGAGATGCGTGACGGCGACGACGAGGACCTGGAGCGCGCGGCCGCGAACCTGGGCATCAACCTGTCCAGGAACGAAGCCGCCACCGTCGACGACCTGGCGAACTAG
- a CDS encoding MCE family protein, with the protein MTKLVRWQLLAFVVVAVVGVVFVGAKYIRLDHMLGFGQYGVKVQADQTGGIYKGAEVTYRGVPVGRVGTLELTGDGVLMNLIIDSDSPEIPASAKAVVANRSAIGEQYVDLQPDTDSGPYLRDGSVITSATTPVPVQQLVASVDTFTRSVDLAALNTTVRELGKAFNGKGDDLQVFVDSLNKFTTTFNETLPQTIQLIRDGKVALGTQAEQSDAIRQFSDGLDKLTAQLRSSDPDIRRLIGTGNDAGQQIGALLHESGGALTQDLGNLRQLLLAISPKFFAIRPLLQMIPQLSIGGSSTAPGDGTTHFGLVLETNNPPACTVGYEGTQRILEQMKAQNPDFDDTRDEFPFNKDAKCLVPQGNPTAVRGGERAALADPNIVQPWDNTPKTDPERLDLSPIAIQMATLMGVTAKR; encoded by the coding sequence ATGACGAAGTTGGTGCGCTGGCAGCTGCTCGCGTTCGTGGTCGTCGCGGTGGTCGGCGTGGTGTTCGTCGGCGCCAAGTACATCCGGCTGGACCATATGCTCGGTTTCGGCCAGTACGGCGTGAAAGTGCAGGCAGACCAGACCGGCGGCATCTACAAGGGCGCCGAGGTGACCTATCGCGGCGTGCCGGTCGGCCGGGTCGGCACCCTGGAACTCACCGGCGACGGCGTGCTGATGAATCTGATCATCGACTCGGATTCGCCGGAGATCCCCGCGTCCGCGAAAGCCGTGGTGGCCAACCGGTCCGCGATCGGTGAGCAATACGTCGACCTGCAGCCGGACACCGATTCCGGGCCCTACCTGCGCGACGGCTCGGTGATCACCTCGGCCACCACGCCGGTGCCGGTGCAGCAGCTGGTCGCCAGCGTGGACACGTTCACCCGCTCGGTCGATCTCGCCGCGCTGAACACCACCGTGCGCGAACTCGGCAAGGCGTTCAACGGCAAGGGCGATGACCTGCAGGTCTTCGTCGATTCGCTGAACAAGTTCACCACCACGTTCAACGAGACGCTGCCGCAGACCATTCAGCTGATCCGGGACGGCAAGGTCGCGCTCGGTACCCAGGCCGAGCAGTCCGACGCGATCCGTCAGTTCAGCGACGGCTTGGACAAGCTCACCGCGCAGTTGCGCTCCAGCGACCCGGATATCCGCAGGTTGATCGGTACCGGCAACGACGCGGGCCAGCAGATCGGCGCGCTGCTGCACGAGAGCGGCGGCGCGCTCACCCAGGACCTGGGTAACCTGCGTCAGCTGCTGCTGGCGATCTCGCCCAAGTTCTTCGCGATCCGCCCGCTGCTGCAGATGATCCCGCAGCTCTCGATCGGCGGCTCGTCCACCGCGCCCGGCGACGGCACCACCCACTTCGGGCTCGTGCTGGAAACCAACAATCCGCCCGCCTGTACTGTCGGGTACGAGGGAACGCAGCGGATTCTCGAGCAGATGAAGGCGCAGAATCCCGATTTCGACGACACCCGCGACGAGTTCCCGTTCAACAAGGATGCGAAATGCCTTGTGCCGCAGGGTAACCCGACTGCGGTGCGCGGCGGCGAGCGGGCCGCGCTCGCCGATCCGAACATCGTGCAGCCCTGGGACAACACCCCCAAGACCGATCCGGAACGGCTCGACCTGAGCCCGATCGCCATCCAGATGGCCACCCTGATGGGCGTCACGGCGAAGCGGTGA
- a CDS encoding MCE family protein yields the protein MSSRIRSVTRGFGIALATGLAAALVTSCASDGIYSVPLPGGADVGDHPMRIDIQFDDVLDLVPQSAVKVEGVPVGRVEDITIGKDQWTATVRTVVNSSVDLPDNAHAEVRQSNLLGEKFIELSKPADPAAAKLRDGAVITVDRTRHATEIEQVLGAMSLLLNGGGVAQLQPIVTELNKTLGGREERVRSLLEQANTLIKGLDDQVNDITRALDGLDVLSSRVSQQTEQIGKILDELPEGVQILEQQRPQLVGLLTQLDRVGQAGFDVLDHSKDDLIRDLTSLRPTLQELGKSAPDLVTAFPLIPTYPFPDSTLESTFGGSVNTWLSVDQQIGVTLSNLGVGKPNPEYIPPTFGPQVPVNPTNPYYNGNGPRAGWPTISILPLPPNMAQPPAPGVPPNPVGAILEQLGVGGPR from the coding sequence GTGAGTAGCCGAATCCGTTCCGTCACAAGAGGTTTCGGTATCGCGCTGGCGACCGGCCTGGCCGCCGCGCTGGTCACCTCGTGCGCGTCCGACGGCATCTACAGCGTCCCGCTGCCCGGCGGCGCGGACGTCGGCGACCATCCGATGCGCATCGACATCCAATTCGACGACGTGCTCGATCTGGTGCCGCAGTCCGCGGTGAAGGTGGAGGGCGTGCCGGTCGGCCGGGTCGAGGACATCACCATCGGCAAGGACCAGTGGACCGCGACGGTGCGCACCGTCGTGAACTCCTCGGTGGACCTGCCCGACAACGCGCATGCCGAAGTGCGGCAGTCGAACCTGCTGGGCGAGAAGTTCATCGAGCTGTCCAAGCCCGCCGATCCAGCCGCCGCGAAGCTGCGCGACGGCGCGGTGATCACGGTCGACCGCACCCGGCACGCCACCGAGATCGAGCAGGTGCTCGGTGCGATGTCGTTGCTGCTCAACGGCGGTGGCGTCGCGCAACTGCAACCGATCGTCACCGAGCTGAACAAGACCCTCGGCGGCCGGGAGGAGCGGGTGCGCTCGCTGCTCGAGCAGGCCAACACGTTGATCAAGGGTCTCGACGATCAGGTCAACGACATCACGCGGGCGCTCGACGGCCTCGACGTGCTGAGCAGCCGGGTCAGTCAGCAGACCGAGCAGATCGGCAAGATCCTCGATGAACTGCCCGAGGGCGTGCAGATCCTGGAGCAGCAGCGACCTCAGCTCGTCGGGTTGCTGACCCAGCTGGATCGGGTGGGGCAGGCCGGTTTCGACGTGCTCGACCACTCGAAGGACGATCTGATCCGCGACCTCACCTCGTTGCGCCCGACACTGCAGGAGCTCGGTAAGTCCGCGCCGGACCTGGTCACCGCGTTCCCGCTGATTCCGACCTATCCGTTCCCGGACTCCACGCTGGAATCCACCTTCGGCGGCTCGGTGAACACCTGGCTGTCGGTGGATCAGCAGATCGGCGTCACGCTGAGCAATCTCGGTGTGGGCAAACCGAATCCGGAGTACATCCCGCCCACCTTCGGTCCGCAGGTGCCGGTGAATCCGACCAATCCGTATTACAACGGCAACGGTCCGCGCGCGGGCTGGCCGACGATCTCGATCCTGCCGTTGCCGCCGAACATGGCCCAGCCGCCCGCGCCGGGCGTGCCGCCGAACCCGGTCGGGGCGATTCTGGAGCAACTGGGAGTGGGTGGTCCGCGATGA